Sequence from the Clostridium botulinum genome:
TAAAAACTTTTCTGAATTATATATTGCAACAACCAATGAAACTTTAATTTTTTCAATTTTATTCATTATTTCTCTCTCCTAATTTTTCATAACTTCATATAAAAATAAAATATTTTTCAAGTAATCTAGACATAATAAATCCCCAAAACATACCCATTGATAAAATAGTTGAACATATTTACTCATTTAACTTTAGCTATTTACCCGAATTATATCCTTCAAATAATCTACTCCTCTTTTTCTTTCATCTTCTAATACTTTTTCTGTATCCATAAATATATTTTCTAAAATCATATCATAATTCATTTGTTCTTCTTCATTATTAACATAAGCATTCATAAGATTATACTTATGAAGTAACATATCTAATCTTGAAAATTGATCAACATCTTTTCTTCTAAAAACCAAAAATGGTGTATGCATAATAATTGAAAATACTGAACCATGAAATGAATCCGTAAATACAGCTTCTGCATCATTAATCATATTAACAAATTGATCTGGAGCTGGAATTATGTCCCCTTTTCCAACTTCATTTCCTGCTATATTTATTATCTTAGCATTTCTTTTCTTTGCACACTCCTGAATATTGTTCCATAAAAAATCACTTTGTTTACTTAAAAAATAAGTTAATATGTATTTCTCCTTAGATACAATATATTTCGACTCACTTATTGACTCTTGCCATTCCTTTTGACTTAAGAGAAATACTGGATCTGGTAATAGTAAGACATCCAAACCGGTTAAACTATTTATAATAGATTTTCCTGCATATTCTCTTACTGAAAGTTTTTGAAAATCCAAAATATATTTACTATATATATCCTTCATTTCATAAGGAATTTTTTCT
This genomic interval carries:
- a CDS encoding polysaccharide pyruvyl transferase family protein, which gives rise to MKCYITTFYQYDNYGTRLQNYAMCRIIEKIGGVPVTILMDDKKENFISFIKDVCSYLPVVSNKQRIWLDIRKKRQSFKEFNNKLCFERIKYNKLSNIDFEDSIAIAGSDQIWSPMHLMDKKYETELYFLRFAPKEKRYAYAPSFGVEKIPYEMKDIYSKYILDFQKLSVREYAGKSIINSLTGLDVLLLPDPVFLLSQKEWQESISESKYIVSKEKYILTYFLSKQSDFLWNNIQECAKKRNAKIINIAGNEVGKGDIIPAPDQFVNMINDAEAVFTDSFHGSVFSIIMHTPFLVFRRKDVDQFSRLDMLLHKYNLMNAYVNNEEEQMNYDMILENIFMDTEKVLEDERKRGVDYLKDIIRVNS